In Dama dama isolate Ldn47 chromosome 20, ASM3311817v1, whole genome shotgun sequence, a single window of DNA contains:
- the LOC133041576 gene encoding small EDRK-rich factor 2-like — MTRGNQRELARQKNMKKQSNSVKGKHRDDGLSAAACKRRDSEITQQKQKKANEKEEPK, encoded by the coding sequence ATGACCCGTGGTAACCAGCGCGAGCTCGCCCgccagaagaatatgaaaaagcagagcaaCTCGGTTAAGGGAAAGCACCGAGATGATGGGCTTTCTGCTGCCGCCTGCAAGCGGAGGGACTCGGAGATCACGCAGCAGAAGCAGAAAAAGGCAAACGAGAAGGAGGAACCCAAGTAG